The DNA sequence ACGAGGAATACGGCATGAATATTGTATCAATCGATCGCGAGTTGACCGCGAACATTCCGATTGTTCAGTGCGACAACTATGACGGAGGCCGACTGGCTACGGAAACTTTGATTGGTTCCGGATGTAAACGGATTCTCTGCATTACCGGTGATGCGCGTGTAAAGACAACCGCACGGGCACGGGTCAGTGCCTACGAAGACCGAATGAGAGAAGAGGGCTTGGAGCCGGAAGTAATGGAAATTTCATTTTCTCTATCAGAGAATGACAAAAAACGTGTCGTCATGGAAAACTTGTTCAGTGAATCGCTGCCTTATGATGGTATTTTTGCAGGTGACGACGTCATGGCGAGTATCGTTTATCATGCCGCACTGAAAAAAGGATATAAAGTTCCGGAAGATTTGAAGATTGTCGGATTTGATGGGACCGAGATGATGCGGACTGTATTTCCGACACTCACGACCATCATCCAACCAATTGAACAAATAGCTGAAGCCGCGGTGGATTTATTGTTAGATAAGATTGGAGAAAAGAAGGCCGAAAACAAGATTGTACTTCCGATCGCTTTACACAAAGGAAGTACTGCGTAACCATCATAATCTCTATTGCGGTGTCAGTTGGACGCTAAATGAAAAACGCAAAAAGATTGTGATGCGTTTTTTTAAATATTCATGTTAACCGGTTGACATGTGGAACCGGTTAGCATATAATTTGTTTTGTAAACAAGAAACCGATTACAAAAAATGGAGGTACTGAAAATGGAAAGAATCAAGAGAAGTGCGTTGCTGTTATCAACAATGTTATTGGCTGCCGGGTGTGGGAATGGCGCAAGTGAGACTTCATCCGATGCGACGGGGTCTGCTGATGGGAAAGAAGTGACAATGTGGGTTCAATATTCTGAAGAATCGGCAGAAGGTCAGGTAATGGTCCAGTCCATCAAAGATTTCAATGAAACAAATGAAGACGGTATCACAGCCAAAGTCGAATACATTCCTAGGAGTGGTTCAGGCGGTGGCTATGAGGATAAAATCAATGCTGCACTGACGACGAATACGTTACCGGATGTCATCACACTGGATGGACCTAACACAGCAGCTTACGCAAACTCTAAAATCATTCAGCCATTGGATGGCTACATATCGGATATGGACGATTTCCTTCCAAGTATCATCCAACAAGGTACCTTCGATGATCAGATGTACTCTATCGGTTATTCCGAATCAGGCGTAGGTGTATTCTACAACAAGCAAATGTTGGAAGAAGCCGGTGTGGACTTAGCGACTTTGCCAACAGTGGACGACCCATGGACATGGGATGAGTTCAATGCGATGGCGGATACTTTAGTGGCTCATTATAACGGACCTGTGCTGGATGTCGGTTTCAATGACCGTTCAGAGTGGCTATTGTACGCCTTCACACCTTTCGTATGGTCAGCAGGCGGTGATTTGACGAACGAAGAAGGAACAAAGGCTGTAGGAGTTTTTGATTCCGAGGAAAATGTCAGCGCATTTGAGTTCATCCAAAACTTGATCGAATCCGGCTATTCGACCATCACACCGACTGAGGCCGGTTTCCAAACAGGGGAATATGCCTTGAAGCTAAGCGGCTCGTGGACAATGCAAGAACTGGATGCTGAATACCAAGACATCGAATACGGTATCATGCCTTATCCTGTGTCACCGGAAACAGAAGAATTAGTAAGTCCGACTGGAAGTTGGGCATACGGTTTGACATCGACTACCAAAAACACGGAAGCAGCTGCCGAATTGATTGATTTCTTAGTTTCGGAACAAGAACTCTACGATATGAGCATGGGCAACACGGTATTGCCGGCAAGACAATCCGTTGCAGACCGCATGATGGAAGAAGTTTCTGAACCAATGAAAGTCTTGATCGAACAGAACAGCAAGACAGGCCGTGCAAGACCAGTATTGGTGAATTACCCACAAGTCAGCAGAACCTTCCAGGATACAGTGACCGAAAGTACTTATTATGAAGAAAATGCAGACATCAAAGCATTGTTGGAGTCCAAAGCACTTGAGATTGAAAGTTACTTAGAATAATAAAAAATCGCGATTGATTGTGTATGATCGTAAAGTGTTCATAGAAAAATCCTTTCAGCATGGATTTTTCTATGAATCTTTTGTAAAGAAGCACAAAAATGGGGGAGGAAACTGCTGTAACTTCAGGATCTCCTTCAATAATGAGGTGAAAAGATGAAAAAGAAATTATGGTACAAAAATAATGATACGCTGACTGGTTATATGTTTTTGACGCCCGCACTATTGATTCTTGGACTTTTTCTGTTTATCCCGACTATGATGACTTTGTATTATTCACTGACTGATTACTACATGTTGACCCCTGATTTGACAGCATTCATCGGATTGGACAATTTTAAGGCACTCCTTCAAGATAAGCTGTTTCTGAAAAGTATCGGAAATATTTTTAAATTCGTTCTGTTTATTATGCCCATTCAAGTAGGGACAGCACTATTTTTGGCTTTGCTGGTAAACAACAAAGCAAGGGGCACCATCTTCTATAAGATTGCTTTCTTTTCCCCGGTGGTTATGTCACTGGTTGTTGTATCCGTGTTGTGGCTGTATTTGTTGAATCCTGCTGACGGATTGATCAATGTGATATTTGAAGCGATTGGTTTTAATCCGCAACCGTTGTTGACAAGTCCTAAACAAGCGATGTACGTCATCATTATGATTTCCGCTTGGCAAGGGGCAGGCTATCAGATGCTCATCTTTTTGGCGGGGCTGCAAAATATCCCGTCCGAAGTGTATGAAGCTTCAAAGATTGATGGCGCAACAAAGTGGGAACAATTCAGACATATTACGCTGCCGATGCTGAAACCCACTTCGTTGATGATATTGACGACAACGCTGATCGATGCCTTCAAGCTGATTATCCAGCCGATGGTCATGACCCAAGGGGGACCGTTGAATTCAACATTGACGCCTGTCTACTACATCTATCGGACAGGTTTTACCGATCGTCAAGTAGGCTTTGCAAGTGCGGTGACAGTAATCTATGGTGGACTCATCATTATGTTCGCAATTGCCCAACGTAAATTGATTGGAAGTGCAGATTATGAATAATAAAGCGAGCAAAATCCTGTATTATGTGCTGATGACTCTGTTAGCTGCCCTGTTCATGTTTCCTCTTGTGTGGATGATCAGCTCCTCGTTAAAACCGGAGGCTGCCATCTACAACGATTTGGATTCCATCAAAGCGCTATTGCCATCGGGCCATATCAGTGAATGGTTCTTTTCCTACAAAGAAATATTCGGCCGATTTGATATTGTCCGCTACATGACGAACAGTGTCCTTTATGCAGGAAGCGTGACGATCGGATCGATCGCTGTAAATTCGTTAGCGGGCTTCGCTTTTGCGAAATTCGATTTCAAAGGAAAAGCGATCCTGTTTGGTCTGATGATTGCCTTGTTGGTCATCCCTGGGGAAACAATCATGATCTCAAAATTCGTGATTGCCCAAAAATTGGGTATTTTGAACAGCCAATTAGCTGTCATCTTGCCACTGATGGCAAGCCCGTTGTTCATCTATATGTTCCAGAATTTTTTCAAGGCAATCCCTGAAGATGTGCAGGAATCCGCGAAATTGGATGGTGCGAATCAATTCCAAATTTATTGGAAAGTGATGTTGCCGATGTCCAAACCCGCCATCGCAACTGTTGGTACCTTATCATTCATAATGAGCTGGAATGACTACATCTGGCCGTTAATGGTACTGACCGACTCAACAAAATTTCCGCTGCAAGTAGCGATAACGAATATCAATAACACTCAGCCTGTTTATACGAATCAAGTTATGGCAATCCTGACAATCTCGACGATTCCCTTGATTTTGATTTATGTATTCTTCCAAAAATATTTGGTGCAAGGTTTGAGCAGTTCCGGAACAGGAGTGAAATAATGACAGCATTAAGCATTGAACGAGCCAATCAATTTATTGAAGAAAAAGAGGGGACGTTGGACAAAACCTTTTACCCCGCTTACCATTTTGCTGCACCGATCGGATGGATCAACGACCCCAATGGTTTTTCCTACTATAAGGACCAGTATCATCTGTTCTATCAATACAATCCCTACGATTCTGTCTGGGGTCCGATGCATTGGGGCCACGCAGTCAGTCCGGACGGCATAGACTGGAGTCACCTTCCAGTGGCTTTGGCCCCGGATCAACCCTATGACAAGGGAGGCTGCTTCTCCGGGAGCGCGCTTGCGCATGATGGCAAGCTGTATCTGATGTATACCGGACATCTTCCGGCTGAAGACGGAAGACCCTTGCGCCAAAACCAAAATATCGCCTACTCGGAAGATGGCATTCACTTTGAAAAATACGCCAAAAACCCGGTGCTGGATGAAAAAGATGTCCCGGAAGGCTCATCTGTGGAAGATTTTCGTGATCCGAAGATGTTCAAGCATGAAGATTATTTTTATGCCGTCATCGGATCCCGGACAATCGACGACAAAGGGCAAGTGTTGCTGTATCGTTCCGAAAATATGTTGGATTGGGAATATGTTTCCGTGGTCTTCCAGAACAATCCCTATTTAGGTACGATGGTCGAATGTCCGGACTTCATGGAAGTGGACGGCAAAGCGGTGTTCATGTTAAGCGCCATGAACTATACGGATAAGGAGACCGATGTTTTTTATCCGCACATCACTTGGTTCGTCGAGGGAGAGATGGATTGGGATACGCATACCTTTAGGATGACCCATATCAAAGAGTTGGACAAAGGCATGGATTTCTACGCGCCGCAATCCTTCAGTAATGAAGGGGAAACAACGATGATCGCCTGGATGCAAGGGTGGAACAACACCATCGCTTCGGATACGTTGAAGCACGGTTGGGCTGGGCAGATGACATTGCCGCGTAAGCTTTTTTATGAAGACAGCATCCTGAAGCAGACGGTTGTTCCTGCATTTGAGCAAGCTCTGAATACAATCCGGGAAGAGACAGAAATCACGGCAGAAGGGGAATTGCTGCTGACCGAAAAGGCCCCGAAATATCTGACGATGCGAATTCCTGTGGACAATCTGTCGGAGACTCTGAAACTGCGATTAGGCAAAGAAAGAGGGGAACATATCTTTTTGAATATTGATGGCGAGAACAAGCAACTGTCATTGGATCGCGGTCAAACTGCTTATCCGATCAAGGATAGGGATGGCAAAGTCTTCGACAAGACCCGAAGACTATCGTTTGCCGACAAAGAGGAACTGTTCATCCAAATATACAATGACAGGAGCTCTGTCGAAGTGATTGTAAACAACGAAGAATCGCTGACGATGACGTACTACGCATCGGAACCATTACAAGCTTGGTCCATCATTTCGGGTGCGCCTAGTGTCCTTCGTGATGTAAAAATCGCGGATTAACTATTTGGTTCATTCGAAATAACTGTTATCACATTTACCTTTTCCTTTATACCTGTTCGATGGGGCTTTCTCTGTCGAACAGGTATTTTTCTGTGTATAATGAGTGTTTGAATTAAAGGACATCAGAAAAAAACTTTAAGTTCGCTTCGCAAACAAATCCATGACAAAAATAAGTTGCCAATTATAATTTAATCGAAGGTAGCTCAAATTCAACAGCTTTAACGGAGTTTTGCCGAACCCGTACAAAAAATGAATGCTTTCATCTTGTTGATAAAAACCAAATATACTATTGAGTATGGAAATAAAATTATAGGTCTATTTCGATGAAATCCGTTATCTTGTCATTTTTTTTATAGGAGGGATTTCAACGGGAGCTATGTTTGAAAACTGTTGTGGAATCAATGTGCATCGATAGTCCATTGTCTGTTGTATGCTTGACGGCCCATTAGATACGAACAAACCCCAAAAAACAATATTGTACTTTTGGTACGACAACAAAGAAAATTCGAGAGGCATTGACATGGATTCAATCTCAGAACGTAACGCATGTTTTTTTCGAAAGTACTTGTCAATATTGGATTCCCATGTTTAATATTTTTTATGACAGCAATCTGACGTTTATTCTGGCGCACATTTGTCAAGTTGACTAAGGTAATGACATTGACTGTGGAATGTGTTACTTTTATTTATACCGAATAGGGAACTATTGTTTTTAAGGAGGTCTTACCCATGCAAAACGAATCGATCAGGAGTGCCAACAGAACCAAGTACTTATTCAAGGATGCATTACTCAGATTATTGGAGACGGAAAGTTTCGCATACATATCGGTCAGGGATATCGTCGAGACGGCGGAGTTTACCCGCACAACCTTCTATAATCATTACATAGATAAATTTGATTTACTGGATGACGTCACCCAAGATTTCCTGGACAGATTTGCTGATGCCCTTCAAACAAGTTTTCAAAAGTATTATCCGACCAATAAAATGCTGATGACAAAAACTGATATAATCATTTTTGACTTTATTTATCATAACAAGAACAAATACAACCTTTTGCTCAATAAGCAAAAAGATTTTCTACCGAATTACTCACGAAAATTGTCAGAAGCTGTGCTAGATAGGCTAATAGACATATGGTCTTCAGAGGTTGATATGACTGACCCTAGCTTTAAGGCATACACAAAGATATTTAGATATGTATTGATGGGTACAATTGGGGGATGGATGGCCGAAGACTTTTCAACTGATCCTGAAACTACGACACAAGAATTTGTCGACTACTACAATTTCAAATTCGACAAAATAAACAAGCACTCATGAGCATATCATCTGACTGCTCACCACGGATAAATCTAGGGGGTTCCAAGGGCGGTTGGGACGTCACAGACCGTACTGGCGACATTTCCACAAAAGTGGAGATGTCGTTTTTCTATTTCCGTTCTATTCCCAAAAGCCATTAGACTTTCTCAACAAAGCGCCCAGTGGCAACATTAGCGTTGAATGCTCGCAACTGAACCTTTTGGTTGCTTATACACAGTTGTTAAGCAAATTGAAAGTCTCGTAGTCCTAAATTACGGGACTGGCGTTCGGTTGATTGGCAGAGCGTCTGTATGCATGTGTCGTGGTGCGCCATGAAGGTGGCGAACGTTGTGCTACTACATTTTGTGCGGTCCGTTTCGTTGCGTGTCGGTTGGCTATTTTTCAGGAGGAACGCACTGTAGTGATTCCGTTGGACAAGTTACCCGCCAACAAGGGTCGTACGTTCGTCACGCGCCTTTTTGATATACGTATCATTTGCGTGGTTATACTGGCTGGCACGAAATTTAAAGGTGTCCACCTCGTAAAGCGCACCTCCTTCTTGGGGTGCTTTTTGCTTCACGATGCCGACCAACATAGCCGGCGCGTGATAGCCAATGGACTTGCCATAGCGCCCTTTACGTTGGAATCGCGCATCCTTATTGACAATGGTCTGTTTGGCCCGCTTCATCAATGCGCGGAAATCCATGTCCTCCAAATAAACTTGATTACCCAGTGCCAGGATGGCATTGGAGGTTTTGTTGTGGGCTTCTTTTAAGGCCACCGCCCGACGGCGGTAGAGGTCCTTCAAGTGCAACACGATTTTCATGTAGTTCTTGCTCCGTACCCAGATCAACTTGACACCCCGCGTGACGGAGCCGTCGAGGTTAAAGTTGGCGGGGTTTGTTGCTTGGCGACTCCGGTCCAGTTTTCGTTGCAATAGATGAATCGCGCAGTCATAGAGCTTCCCTTCTGGAAACAATTCCTTCAAGAAGACGCCGTCATCACCTGCCACCGCAGAGGTACCAATATCGATGCCCACTTCCGCATTCGGAGCGGGTTTTCGGCGGGGCTTACCTGTATTATTGTTGCGTTTCACCGTCGGGATGCCTTCCAATACCAGTTGCAGGAAGTATTGATTGCCGCCCTTGAATGCCTTTGAAGCGCATGCCCGTAGCGTTCGACTTGCCTTCCAACGATTCCAGCTGTCCGAACTTTTTGAAGCATACCTTTTTGCCTTTGACATACAGAAGGGAGGACGCATTTGTCCAGACCACCGAAGCGATTTCCTGTGCTGTGAAGCTGTTGATATGCTTCTTGTACGCCTCTCGCATCCGTCCGATGTAAGCATGCAAAGCGTATTCCGTCATACCGAAGGTCTTTTGGATAGTTTGCAACTCCTTGTTGCACGCGGTCTCACGTTTCCTTTGCTTTGATAGCCAAGCGGCGTTCTTCTAGCACCTCTTGGTATCGACGGTTCTTATACAACTCTGTCAGCTGCATCCGCGCATGGTATAAGACTTTGTTATACAGTTTTTCAGCGATTTTGAAACGCTTATCCAGCACGGCTTGTTCATTTTGATGTGTAACAAGTCCCAGCGCTACGACGAATGAAGCTGTTTTGCTTTTAGCCATACGTGTTCCTTCTTTTTTGATGGATTCCTTCGCATTTACCGGCGTGAGGTCTGTTGGCTTTGGATGTATTGCTGAATCATTTCAAGCTGTGCCCACCCGCTGTGGAATCGAAATAGCTATTCGACCCAAGCGTGGGTAGCTTTGTCGTCAGTTTCTTAAACTCCTGTCTCAGCACGCGGGAAGAAGTTTCCTTTATACGTTTGGCTGCTTTGTGAACCCCGAATTGTCGGTCTATATCCAATACGAGGTGAACGTGGTCTGGCATGATTTCCATTTCCTGAATTTCGACGGACAGACCGGTGTACGTTTCTAGAACGAGCTCATTTAAGCGTGCCGCTACTGGTCCGACAAGGACCGTTCGCCGATACTTTGGACACCAGACAACATGGTAGGTACAAGAATAAGTGATGTTATCATTTGATTTATTTTTTTATTTTCCATTCATTAATTATACAGAATATGCCCACATAATACGACTGAGTACACGCCTCATGTACCCACGGCTAAAGAAAGGGGATATAAGAAGCTCTTTCGGTAAAGTCATTTCAAAAAAGACCATTCATAACCTGACTAGAGTGCGAATACTTTCTGTCGTTGGCGCTACTGTGTATAATGGAGCAGAGAGATTGTGTGATTACGAAAAAAAGGACTGATGATCAGGATGAAAGCATATAAATATATCCAAACACCGCTCGGGAAGTACTTGTTGGCTGAAAACGGCAAGGGCATCACATTTCTGGAGCATGTTTCATCGGAATTGGATCCGCGCATCGAAAAGGAAATCGCAGCCGGGGAAATGGTGGAGGCGGACACGCCTTTGTTGCTGGAAGGTGAGCGTCAGCTGCAGGGATATTTCAGTGGTGAGCGTCAGGAGTTCGAGCTGCCTTTGGATGCAGCCGGTACGCCTTTCCAATTGAAAGTGTGGGAAGCTTTGCGCCAAATCCCTTACGGCGAGACGCGCAGCTACAAGGAAATAGCTATCGCTATCGAAAATCCGAAAGGCGTCCGCGCAATCGGCATGGCAAACAACCGCAACCCGATATCGATCATCACCCCTTGCCACCGCGTCATCGGCACAAACGGGAAACTGGTGGGGTATGCCGGCGGTTTGCATTTGAAGGAATATTTGCTGAATCATGAGACAAAGGTTGCAATCGAGAAAGGCTGACTTTTTGAATTTTGTAACAATGAAGTATGCAAAAAGAACGAAAGAAGCAACCCCAACACTTGAGGTTGCTTCTTTCGTTTTTTTTTGCGGTTTTATTTGTCATTCCACATACATAGATAATTTCTTCTCGATGCGTGTCTGGAAGGCAGCGAAGACGCTGCAGACCGCCCAGTAGATGAGCGCGACCAGGATGTACATGGTCATGTAATCGAACTCGCGACCGCCGACGATCTTGGCGTTCTGGAACATTTCCGGAACGGTGATCATCGCCGCCAGAGACGAACCTTTGATCAGGTCCAGCAGCACGTTGCTCATCGGCGGAATGGCGATCCGTAGGGCTTGCGGCACGATGACTTTCCGCATGATGAACGACCATTTAAGCCCCAGCGCATAAGCCGCTTCCCATTGTCCGTGATTGACGGAATTCAATGATGAACGGATGATTTCTGCGCTGTAGGCGGCCGAGCTCATGCTGAAGCCGATGATTGCCGCCGTTACGGCTGTGAATTGGATGCCGATGAACGGAAAGCCGAAGTAGAGCAGGAACAAAATGACCAAAGTAGGGGTTCCCCTCATGAAGGAGATGTAGAGCCGCGCCAGCCAGCGAAGTGGTTTCAACTTGGCCAGCTGCAGCATCGCAAGCACAAAGCCAAGCAGCGTGCCATTCAGCATGCTGGTCAACGCGATTCCAAGAGTATAGCCCATCCCTTTGAGGACGTACGGGAGGCTGTCGAGAGCCAACTCCGGATTGAAGATATACTGCCATTGGATGCCTGACATGTCTTGCCCACCTTTCTGCTTTACAATTTTATTTTACATTTCCATTCTATAGGTCTAGTCTACATCGCTTACGTCGATCACTGGGAAATCATATTCGATCTGGACAGTCACGTCCGCACCATCGTAGAATTGTTTCGACAATTCCGCCAAAGTTCCGTCAGCACGCATTTCATCCAAAGCTTCGTTGAATTTCTCGGTCAATTCGTCATTGCCTTTTTTGATGGAGAAATTAGTTTCGGATGGGTTGTAGAAAATGTCATGCACTTTAACAGGGATATCCGGCAAAGCGGCAGTCGCCAACTTTTGTGCATAGTAATCGTTCAGAATAACATCTGTCCGTCCGTTCGCTACGTCAGACAAGTACATATCGTTTGTCGCGTTGTCGTAGATTTTTTCTTCCGCGCCGAAATAACGGGCAACCTTCATGTAAGTTGTCGTTGCCGCACCGGCAGCGATTTTGCCTTTCAGGTCTTCCAGCGTTTCAATGCCGGAATTATCGGATTCACGGACAACCATGGCACCGAATGAATATTTGTAAGGAGTTGTGTAATTGTATTTGTCGGCGTTTTCGCCATTGCGGTCGATCCCGAATGCTGCAACATCCACTGCGCCGCTGTTGACGGAAGTCAGCATGCCGTCAACGCCCATCTCCGTGAATGCCACTTCCACGCCGATGCGTTCTGCGACTTCACGGATAATTTCCACCTCGTAACCGGTCAGTTCGTCGGTTTCCTTGTCGTGATAAGAATTAGGGTAGAGCGTTCCGGAAGTGGCTACTTTCAAAACACCGGCTTCCTCGATCTTGTCCCATGCTGTTTCTGAATCAGTTAATACTGCTGTATCAATCGCGCTGCTGTCGACTGTTTCGCCGCTACCGCAAGCCGCCAAAGTCAAACCCAGTAATGCTGTCAAACCGCCAAATAAAACTCTCTTTTTCTTTACCATCCGTGAAACCTCTCCTTTTTCCTCGAATAAGAACTAGACATAAGATAGCACGTATCCGGGCTGAAAGCAACCGTTTTATATGCGTTAATAATACAGTTTTATTTGCTGTTATAAACGAGTTTCATTAAAAAGATTGAACATAATTAGCATATTTTCTCATAAAAGTCGTTTAGGCTGCTATAGATGTTTATACAGTTCGGAAAACAGTTTGTGAAATAGGGAACAGCTGTGGCAAGATGACACGAAAGTTACTGAAAACAAAAACATACAAAAGATGTCACAAAGAGCATATGGCATTACTCAAAGCGAAATCGAGAGCGGGGCAGAATTGTCGAATGCTCGAGGAACATCCGATTATTTGACCCGGGCGCGGGACGAAATTGTCGAATGCTCAGTAACATTCGACAATTTGACCCCAGAACGAAGCGGAATTATCGAATATTCGAGGAACATTCGATAATTCCGCTCCTCAAGTATGCAAAAGACCCGGATCGGCATCAAATACCGATCCGGGTCTTTCAGGTTGGACTATCAAGGACGGTACTCTTAACGAACTCCGCGTACATTCTCGGCATCGAAGCTGAACAGGAAGCCGTTACCCGGCACATCCAACTGCATCTGATCGACAATGGCGGTTTCCACTGCAAGAGCGACCTCGGAGGTGACCAAGTTCATAATGATGTCTTTGCCGTTGTCGAGTTCGATCCCGAACACTTTTCGGCATTTATCCGCAAAAGCGCCAGTCCCGTGGAAAAGGGTGCCGCCGCGTGCGCCAGCCGCAGCCGCTGCTTCAACGACATCGTCACCCAATCCGCCGGCAACGAGCGTAAAGAAGACTTCATGACCGGAAGTTGGATGGGGATCTTTTTCATCCATATGCAGGCGTTCGCCATGCGTACCCAGCAAGTGTGAAATCGGACTTGTGAAGAGGATGCCACGATTCGGCAACTCGAAATGGAAAAGTGAG is a window from the Trichococcus shcherbakoviae genome containing:
- a CDS encoding amino acid ABC transporter permease, whose translation is MSGIQWQYIFNPELALDSLPYVLKGMGYTLGIALTSMLNGTLLGFVLAMLQLAKLKPLRWLARLYISFMRGTPTLVILFLLYFGFPFIGIQFTAVTAAIIGFSMSSAAYSAEIIRSSLNSVNHGQWEAAYALGLKWSFIMRKVIVPQALRIAIPPMSNVLLDLIKGSSLAAMITVPEMFQNAKIVGGREFDYMTMYILVALIYWAVCSVFAAFQTRIEKKLSMYVE
- a CDS encoding transporter substrate-binding domain-containing protein, which gives rise to MVKKKRVLFGGLTALLGLTLAACGSGETVDSSAIDTAVLTDSETAWDKIEEAGVLKVATSGTLYPNSYHDKETDELTGYEVEIIREVAERIGVEVAFTEMGVDGMLTSVNSGAVDVAAFGIDRNGENADKYNYTTPYKYSFGAMVVRESDNSGIETLEDLKGKIAAGAATTTYMKVARYFGAEEKIYDNATNDMYLSDVANGRTDVILNDYYAQKLATAALPDIPVKVHDIFYNPSETNFSIKKGNDELTEKFNEALDEMRADGTLAELSKQFYDGADVTVQIEYDFPVIDVSDVD
- a CDS encoding sugar ABC transporter permease encodes the protein MKKKLWYKNNDTLTGYMFLTPALLILGLFLFIPTMMTLYYSLTDYYMLTPDLTAFIGLDNFKALLQDKLFLKSIGNIFKFVLFIMPIQVGTALFLALLVNNKARGTIFYKIAFFSPVVMSLVVVSVLWLYLLNPADGLINVIFEAIGFNPQPLLTSPKQAMYVIIMISAWQGAGYQMLIFLAGLQNIPSEVYEASKIDGATKWEQFRHITLPMLKPTSLMILTTTLIDAFKLIIQPMVMTQGGPLNSTLTPVYYIYRTGFTDRQVGFASAVTVIYGGLIIMFAIAQRKLIGSADYE
- a CDS encoding TetR/AcrR family transcriptional regulator is translated as MQNESIRSANRTKYLFKDALLRLLETESFAYISVRDIVETAEFTRTTFYNHYIDKFDLLDDVTQDFLDRFADALQTSFQKYYPTNKMLMTKTDIIIFDFIYHNKNKYNLLLNKQKDFLPNYSRKLSEAVLDRLIDIWSSEVDMTDPSFKAYTKIFRYVLMGTIGGWMAEDFSTDPETTTQEFVDYYNFKFDKINKHS
- a CDS encoding glycoside hydrolase family 32 protein encodes the protein MTALSIERANQFIEEKEGTLDKTFYPAYHFAAPIGWINDPNGFSYYKDQYHLFYQYNPYDSVWGPMHWGHAVSPDGIDWSHLPVALAPDQPYDKGGCFSGSALAHDGKLYLMYTGHLPAEDGRPLRQNQNIAYSEDGIHFEKYAKNPVLDEKDVPEGSSVEDFRDPKMFKHEDYFYAVIGSRTIDDKGQVLLYRSENMLDWEYVSVVFQNNPYLGTMVECPDFMEVDGKAVFMLSAMNYTDKETDVFYPHITWFVEGEMDWDTHTFRMTHIKELDKGMDFYAPQSFSNEGETTMIAWMQGWNNTIASDTLKHGWAGQMTLPRKLFYEDSILKQTVVPAFEQALNTIREETEITAEGELLLTEKAPKYLTMRIPVDNLSETLKLRLGKERGEHIFLNIDGENKQLSLDRGQTAYPIKDRDGKVFDKTRRLSFADKEELFIQIYNDRSSVEVIVNNEESLTMTYYASEPLQAWSIISGAPSVLRDVKIAD
- a CDS encoding methylated-DNA--[protein]-cysteine S-methyltransferase codes for the protein MKAYKYIQTPLGKYLLAENGKGITFLEHVSSELDPRIEKEIAAGEMVEADTPLLLEGERQLQGYFSGERQEFELPLDAAGTPFQLKVWEALRQIPYGETRSYKEIAIAIENPKGVRAIGMANNRNPISIITPCHRVIGTNGKLVGYAGGLHLKEYLLNHETKVAIEKG
- a CDS encoding LacI family DNA-binding transcriptional regulator; the encoded protein is MEKATIHDVAKKAGASVTTVSRVLNNRGYISDEMKEKVMTAIKELNYIPNEIARSFFTNKTNFVGLIVPTTSNPFFGELTFHIEKKLSNKGYKLFICNSINDVETERVYLRLLQEKRVDGIIVGSHNVDIEEYEEYGMNIVSIDRELTANIPIVQCDNYDGGRLATETLIGSGCKRILCITGDARVKTTARARVSAYEDRMREEGLEPEVMEISFSLSENDKKRVVMENLFSESLPYDGIFAGDDVMASIVYHAALKKGYKVPEDLKIVGFDGTEMMRTVFPTLTTIIQPIEQIAEAAVDLLLDKIGEKKAENKIVLPIALHKGSTA
- a CDS encoding carbohydrate ABC transporter permease: MMNNKASKILYYVLMTLLAALFMFPLVWMISSSLKPEAAIYNDLDSIKALLPSGHISEWFFSYKEIFGRFDIVRYMTNSVLYAGSVTIGSIAVNSLAGFAFAKFDFKGKAILFGLMIALLVIPGETIMISKFVIAQKLGILNSQLAVILPLMASPLFIYMFQNFFKAIPEDVQESAKLDGANQFQIYWKVMLPMSKPAIATVGTLSFIMSWNDYIWPLMVLTDSTKFPLQVAITNINNTQPVYTNQVMAILTISTIPLILIYVFFQKYLVQGLSSSGTGVK
- a CDS encoding sugar ABC transporter substrate-binding protein: MERIKRSALLLSTMLLAAGCGNGASETSSDATGSADGKEVTMWVQYSEESAEGQVMVQSIKDFNETNEDGITAKVEYIPRSGSGGGYEDKINAALTTNTLPDVITLDGPNTAAYANSKIIQPLDGYISDMDDFLPSIIQQGTFDDQMYSIGYSESGVGVFYNKQMLEEAGVDLATLPTVDDPWTWDEFNAMADTLVAHYNGPVLDVGFNDRSEWLLYAFTPFVWSAGGDLTNEEGTKAVGVFDSEENVSAFEFIQNLIESGYSTITPTEAGFQTGEYALKLSGSWTMQELDAEYQDIEYGIMPYPVSPETEELVSPTGSWAYGLTSTTKNTEAAAELIDFLVSEQELYDMSMGNTVLPARQSVADRMMEEVSEPMKVLIEQNSKTGRARPVLVNYPQVSRTFQDTVTESTYYEENADIKALLESKALEIESYLE